A window of Apium graveolens cultivar Ventura chromosome 8, ASM990537v1, whole genome shotgun sequence contains these coding sequences:
- the LOC141676821 gene encoding uncharacterized protein LOC141676821: MCFMDILYAVRTSVFSKRWKLIWTTLPFLDFNGYEKHYYGKKLVYYSVLKKVFSRRNHEYRMLEMNLRHRHGMKLGRLKKYVKYAIAHDVECMDVRSYHYCPLSMFSSRFLRQLKLTMDFGSENVMESDCWTLPNLTTLFLKPFKVNLKHMFPETCLIRLPALTTLVLSHCVLPDFFSLHGLKTLYLESCDLAQNVWDLPALLTLQLTKMSFREDMIESLASLCDLTLDFGEVEKGCCNISSSQLVNLNIRAPLKNVTKTDNVVVRAPKLCNFNAIGFFRTTFRESELKKVNVKFWDKTMYQKRRAPSWVLKRHTDLFQVMFSQLGSAEMLSIDLVTLQALSEIPEILRHLNSPFYNLKHLKLPPECEESIISGSVRKYLLGGSPDATIVEM; encoded by the exons ATGTGTTTTATGGATATTCTATACGCAGTTCGAACCAGTGTTTTCTCCAAACGATGGAAGCTTATTTGGACTACTCTCCCCTTTCTCGATTTCAATGGCTACGAAAAACATTACTATGGTAAGAAATTGGTCTATTATAGCGTTCTCAAGAAAGTCTTCTCTCGTCGAAACCATGAATATCGGATGCTTGAGATGAATCTCCGTCATCGTCATGGCATGAAGTTAGGTAGGTTGAAAAAATATGTGAAGTACGCAATTGCACATGATGTCGAATGTATGGATGTTCGATCATATCACTATTGTCCGTTATCGATGTTTAGCTCTCGCTTTTTAAGGCAACTCAAGCTTACAATGGACTTTGGATCCGAAAATGTGATGGAATCAGATTGTTGGACTTTACCTAACTTAACGACTCTATTTTTGAAACCGTTCAAGGTTAATTTAAAACACATGTTCCCGGAAACATGTTTGATACGCTTGCCTGCATTGACAACTCTGGTCCTTAGCCATTGTGTGTTGCCCGATTTTTTCAGTTTGCATGGTTTAAAAACACTATATCTAGAGTCATGTGATTTAGCGCAAAACGTGTGGGATTTGCCAGCCTTATTAACTCTACAACTTACTAAGATGTCGTTTCGTGAGGATATGATTGAGTCACTTGCCAGTCTATGTGATCTCACATTAGATTTTGGTGAAGTGGAGAAAGGATGTTGTAATATATCTAGTTCCCAGTTGGTGAACCTGAATATCAGAGCCCCCTTGAAAAATGTTACAAAAACTGATAATGTTGTGGTGCGGGCTCCGAAACTTTGCAATTTCAATGCTATTGGTTTCTTTCGGACAACATTTAGAGAGTCGGAGTTGAAGAAGGTAAATGTTAAGTTTTGGGACAAGACTATGTATCAGAAAAGAAGGGCACCATCATGGGTGTTGAAACGGCATACAGACCTGTTTCAAGTGATGTTCTCCCAACTGGGAAGTGCCGAGATGCTTAGTATTGACTTGGTGACGCTTCAG GCATTATCTGAAATCCCCGAAATTCTTAGACATTTGAATTCTCCATTCTATAACTTGAAGCATTTGAAGCTACCACCTGAATGTGAGGAATCAATTATATCTGGTTCTGTCAGAAAATACTTACTCGGTGGTTCTCCGGATGCTACCATTGTTGAAATGTAG